From one Streptomyces sp. Q6 genomic stretch:
- a CDS encoding S8 family serine peptidase, with protein sequence MTLDPQRAPISGARRAARLAAAAGLVAALTAAGPIPMAMAADSDSAPAADPAVKSASDKLGSHDAELLADAKADGKKNVTLMVATAPGRTEEVAKQLDSVKGGSVGRTYDKLGYVRATVPTGRADAAIKSAEKLASVHGIDLRQEIELDDPTPTADRAKGASGADTGSYSGPGASTPAKNPYNPSFETGAVDFVKDNPKADGRGVTIGILDSGVDLGHPALQKTTTGERKIVDWVTATDPIVDGDATWRPMVTQVTGPTFTYSGRTWKAGSGSYGVSVFSEAATTGGDAKGDLNRDGDTTDKWGVLYDAAAGTVTVDLNDNGDFTDDTPMKPYKDGYQIGYFGKDDPATDVVERVPFVVEVRKDVPMDPYGGDWVGKKVDFVNIGVIESEHGTHVAGITAANSLFGNKNMNGAAPGAKLVSSRACTWSGGCTNVALTEGMIDLVTKRGVDIVNMSIGGLPALNDGNNARSELYTRLIDTYGVQLVISAGNSGPGANTIGDPGLADKVLSVGASISKATWASNYGSQVEKSYAMMPFSSRGPREDGGFAPVITAPGAAINTTQTWLPGSPVAEAGYSLPAGYSMLQGTSMASPQAAGASALLLSAAKRAHIDLTPAKLRTALTSTAHHIPGEQAYAEGSGLIDIVDAWDSIEDGASAHTYTVKAPVDTAIDYALKTPGFGTGIYDREGGLKAGQKKTYDVTITRTSGSPKPVLHNLSLKNNSGDTFVIAGPTKVWLPLNKAVTVKVQARPESAGLRSAILNVDDPKTEGVDQQVMATVVVSTPLAKPSYTFTAKSSVQRNSTKSYFLTVPEGATSLQVRMSGLADKSQTRFISIHPYGVPVDDTSTPSCYPNYNPANTCRPDLRSYADPQAGVWEIEVESRRTSPLLDNPYTLDVAVLGAAFDPAVQTLPEAKVGTPAAVSWKVTNNFAAITGGKLQGGALGSSKTARPTIADGAAQTTTVDVPAGTEKLDVSIGNVSDQAADLDLTVYDAAGKVVAQSADGDSEESVSIAKPAAGTYTVEVAGYSVPSGSTAYDYVDVFFSPSLGTVKVDETKAVSLANGASTDVSAEVTAAAAAPAGREFFGQVQLLNERGVAAGVGSVKIEKVTS encoded by the coding sequence ATGACCCTCGATCCCCAGCGCGCACCGATATCCGGCGCGAGACGCGCGGCCCGGCTCGCGGCCGCCGCCGGCCTGGTGGCCGCCCTCACCGCGGCCGGGCCGATACCCATGGCCATGGCCGCGGACTCCGACTCCGCCCCGGCCGCCGACCCGGCCGTCAAGTCCGCCAGCGACAAGCTCGGTTCGCACGACGCCGAACTGCTGGCCGACGCCAAGGCCGACGGCAAGAAGAACGTGACCCTCATGGTCGCGACCGCCCCCGGCAGGACGGAGGAGGTCGCCAAGCAGCTCGACTCCGTCAAGGGCGGCTCCGTCGGCCGGACCTACGACAAGCTCGGCTACGTACGGGCCACCGTGCCGACCGGCCGGGCCGACGCCGCCATCAAGTCCGCCGAGAAGCTCGCCTCCGTGCACGGCATCGACCTGCGCCAGGAGATCGAGCTCGACGACCCGACCCCGACCGCCGACAGGGCGAAGGGCGCGTCGGGCGCGGACACCGGCTCGTACAGCGGGCCCGGCGCGAGCACCCCCGCCAAGAACCCGTACAACCCGTCCTTCGAGACGGGCGCCGTCGACTTCGTCAAGGACAACCCGAAGGCCGACGGCCGCGGCGTCACCATCGGCATCCTCGACTCCGGTGTGGACCTCGGGCACCCCGCCCTCCAGAAGACCACCACCGGCGAGCGCAAGATCGTCGACTGGGTCACCGCGACCGACCCGATCGTCGACGGCGACGCCACCTGGCGCCCGATGGTCACGCAGGTCACCGGCCCGACGTTCACGTACAGCGGCCGCACCTGGAAGGCCGGTTCGGGCTCGTACGGCGTCAGCGTCTTCTCCGAGGCCGCCACCACGGGCGGCGACGCCAAGGGCGACCTGAACCGCGACGGCGACACCACGGACAAGTGGGGCGTGCTCTACGACGCCGCCGCCGGGACGGTCACCGTCGACCTGAACGACAACGGTGACTTCACCGACGACACCCCGATGAAGCCGTACAAGGACGGCTACCAGATCGGGTACTTCGGCAAGGACGACCCGGCCACCGACGTCGTCGAGCGCGTGCCGTTCGTCGTCGAGGTGCGCAAGGACGTACCGATGGATCCGTACGGCGGCGACTGGGTCGGCAAGAAGGTCGACTTCGTCAACATCGGCGTGATCGAGTCCGAGCACGGCACGCACGTCGCGGGCATCACCGCGGCCAACTCGCTGTTCGGCAACAAGAACATGAACGGTGCCGCCCCCGGCGCCAAGCTCGTCTCGTCCCGGGCCTGCACCTGGTCCGGCGGCTGCACGAACGTCGCGCTCACCGAGGGCATGATCGACCTCGTCACCAAGCGCGGCGTCGACATCGTCAACATGTCGATCGGCGGCCTGCCGGCCCTCAACGACGGCAACAACGCCCGCTCCGAGCTGTACACGCGGCTCATCGACACGTACGGCGTCCAGCTGGTCATCTCGGCGGGCAACTCCGGCCCCGGTGCCAACACCATCGGTGACCCCGGCCTCGCCGACAAGGTCCTCTCCGTCGGCGCCTCGATCTCGAAGGCCACGTGGGCCTCCAACTACGGCTCCCAGGTCGAGAAGTCGTACGCGATGATGCCGTTCTCCTCGCGCGGTCCGCGTGAGGACGGCGGCTTCGCGCCGGTCATCACCGCGCCGGGCGCGGCGATCAACACCACCCAGACCTGGCTGCCCGGTTCGCCGGTCGCCGAGGCCGGGTACTCCCTGCCCGCCGGCTACTCGATGCTCCAGGGCACGTCGATGGCGTCGCCGCAGGCCGCCGGCGCCTCCGCGCTGCTGCTGTCCGCCGCCAAGCGCGCGCACATCGACCTGACCCCGGCGAAGCTGCGCACCGCGCTCACCTCGACCGCGCACCACATCCCGGGCGAGCAGGCGTACGCGGAGGGCTCCGGCCTCATCGACATCGTCGACGCCTGGGACTCCATCGAGGACGGGGCGAGCGCGCACACGTACACCGTGAAGGCGCCCGTCGACACCGCGATCGACTACGCGCTCAAGACGCCGGGCTTCGGCACCGGCATCTACGACCGCGAGGGTGGCCTGAAGGCCGGGCAGAAGAAGACGTACGACGTGACGATCACGCGCACGTCCGGTTCGCCGAAGCCGGTCCTGCACAACCTGTCGCTGAAGAACAACTCCGGTGACACGTTCGTGATCGCCGGGCCCACCAAGGTCTGGCTGCCGCTGAACAAGGCCGTCACCGTGAAGGTGCAGGCCCGTCCCGAGTCGGCCGGTCTGCGCAGCGCGATCCTGAACGTCGACGACCCGAAGACCGAGGGCGTCGACCAGCAGGTCATGGCGACCGTCGTCGTCTCGACGCCGCTGGCCAAGCCGTCGTACACGTTCACCGCCAAGAGCTCCGTGCAGCGCAACAGCACGAAGTCGTACTTCCTGACGGTGCCTGAGGGAGCCACGTCGCTCCAGGTGCGGATGAGCGGTCTCGCCGACAAGAGCCAGACCCGCTTCATCTCCATCCACCCGTACGGGGTGCCGGTCGACGACACGTCGACGCCGAGCTGCTACCCGAACTACAACCCGGCCAACACCTGCCGCCCGGACCTGCGTTCGTACGCGGACCCGCAGGCCGGTGTCTGGGAGATCGAGGTCGAGTCGCGCCGTACGTCGCCGCTGCTCGACAACCCGTACACGCTGGACGTCGCCGTGCTCGGCGCGGCGTTCGACCCGGCCGTGCAGACGCTGCCCGAGGCGAAGGTCGGTACCCCGGCCGCCGTCTCGTGGAAGGTCACGAACAACTTCGCGGCCATCACCGGCGGCAAGCTCCAGGGCGGTGCGCTCGGTTCGTCGAAGACGGCCAGGCCGACCATCGCCGACGGCGCCGCGCAGACGACCACGGTCGACGTGCCCGCGGGCACGGAGAAGCTCGACGTCTCCATCGGCAACGTCTCCGACCAGGCCGCCGACCTGGACCTCACGGTCTACGACGCGGCCGGCAAGGTCGTCGCCCAGTCCGCCGACGGTGACTCCGAGGAGTCGGTGAGCATCGCGAAGCCGGCCGCCGGCACGTACACGGTGGAGGTCGCCGGTTACTCGGTGCCGTCCGGTTCGACCGCGTACGACTACGTCGACGTCTTCTTCTCGCCGTCGCTCGGCACGGTGAAGGTCGACGAGACGAAGGCGGTCTCGCTGGCCAACGGGGCGTCCACGGATGTCTCGGCCGAGGTCACGGCCGCGGCCGCGGCGCCGGCGGGCCGGGAGTTCTTCGGCCAGGTCCAGCTGCTGAACGAGCGCGGTGTCGCCGCGGGCGTCGGCAGCGTGAAGATCGAGAAGGTCACCTCGTAA
- a CDS encoding DUF1203 domain-containing protein, whose amino-acid sequence MTRYTARPIDAVALKELRTTDDAGRACVPYTATDADAGSPLRCCLKPVEEGERIALVSYAPLRRWAAETGAHPGAYDEQGPVFVHATPDDCPGHVPDEDRYPFDRPGARRTVRRYDARGHIAGGALLEIPDSATAGFDAAFDEAFADPAVVLVHVRALEYGCLHFEVRRPTAP is encoded by the coding sequence ATGACCAGATACACCGCACGCCCCATCGACGCCGTGGCCCTCAAGGAGCTGCGCACCACCGACGACGCGGGCCGCGCCTGCGTCCCGTACACCGCGACCGACGCCGACGCGGGCTCCCCGCTGCGCTGCTGCCTCAAGCCCGTCGAGGAGGGCGAGCGGATCGCCCTCGTCTCGTACGCGCCGCTGCGCCGCTGGGCGGCGGAGACGGGCGCGCACCCCGGGGCGTACGACGAGCAGGGGCCGGTCTTCGTCCACGCCACGCCCGACGACTGCCCGGGACACGTCCCTGACGAGGACCGCTACCCCTTCGACCGGCCCGGCGCCCGGCGCACCGTGCGGCGCTACGACGCGCGCGGGCACATCGCCGGGGGCGCGCTCCTGGAGATCCCGGACAGCGCGACGGCCGGGTTCGACGCCGCCTTCGATGAGGCGTTCGCCGACCCGGCCGTGGTGCTCGTACACGTCAGGGCGCTGGAGTACGGCTGCCTGCACTTCGAGGTGCGGCGGCCGACGGCTCCCTGA
- the alc gene encoding allantoicase, whose protein sequence is MTTTPNHQDPHANDAAPYGGGDPYADYRTFGDADAFTDLVDLADRRLGAGVIAANDEFFAMRENLLVRERAVFDPEHFGHKGKVMDGWETRRRRGTQDEPFPAPGEHDWAIVRLGAAGVIRGVIVDTAHFRGNYPQRVSLQAASVPGAPGPDELLGDDVKWEEIVAPSQVRGHAANAFAVTSERRFTHVRVCQHPDGGIARLRVHGEVVPDPEWLDLLGTFDLVSVLHGGVYEDASDRFYSSPTQIILPGTSRKMDDGWENRRRRVHGTNDWVRFRLAAQGTIRAVEIDTACLKGNAAGWIALSGRDGETGEWFEIIPRTRLQPDTLHRFPLAAEAVATHVRLDAFPDGGVARMRVHGALTEAGRSALEERFRRG, encoded by the coding sequence ATGACCACGACCCCGAACCACCAGGACCCGCACGCCAACGACGCCGCCCCCTACGGCGGCGGTGACCCGTACGCCGACTACCGCACCTTCGGTGACGCCGACGCCTTCACCGACCTCGTCGACCTCGCCGACCGGCGGCTCGGCGCCGGGGTCATCGCCGCCAACGACGAGTTCTTCGCGATGCGCGAGAACCTCCTCGTCCGCGAGCGGGCCGTCTTCGACCCGGAGCACTTCGGGCACAAGGGCAAGGTCATGGACGGCTGGGAGACCCGGCGCCGCCGCGGCACCCAGGACGAGCCGTTCCCCGCGCCGGGCGAGCACGACTGGGCGATCGTGCGGCTCGGCGCGGCCGGTGTCATCCGCGGCGTGATCGTCGACACCGCCCACTTCCGCGGCAACTACCCGCAGCGCGTCAGCCTCCAGGCCGCCTCGGTACCGGGCGCGCCCGGCCCGGACGAGCTGCTCGGCGACGACGTGAAGTGGGAGGAGATCGTCGCGCCGAGCCAGGTGCGCGGCCACGCCGCCAACGCCTTCGCCGTCACCTCCGAACGCCGCTTCACGCACGTCCGGGTCTGCCAGCACCCCGACGGCGGGATCGCGCGGCTGCGGGTGCACGGCGAGGTCGTCCCGGACCCGGAGTGGCTCGACCTGCTCGGCACGTTCGACCTGGTCTCCGTACTCCACGGGGGTGTGTACGAGGACGCGTCGGACAGGTTCTACTCGTCGCCGACGCAGATCATCCTGCCGGGCACGTCACGGAAGATGGACGACGGCTGGGAGAACCGGCGGCGCCGCGTGCACGGCACGAACGACTGGGTGCGCTTCCGCCTCGCGGCGCAGGGGACGATCCGGGCCGTCGAGATCGACACGGCCTGTCTGAAGGGGAACGCGGCGGGGTGGATCGCGCTGAGCGGGCGCGACGGGGAGACGGGGGAGTGGTTCGAGATCATCCCGCGGACCCGGTTGCAGCCGGATACGCTGCACCGCTTCCCGCTGGCCGCGGAGGCGGTCGCCACGCATGTGCGGCTGGACGCGTTCCCTGACGGGGGCGTGGCGCGGATGCGGGTGCACGGGGCGTTGACGGAGGCGGGTCGCTCGGCGCTGGAGGAGCGCTTCCGTCGGGGGTGA
- a CDS encoding CGNR zinc finger domain-containing protein produces MAADPRPLTGEPLALDLLNTRWHQDGELHDLLADEAGLGVWLRANGLDFAADATTLRHTLGARDALLAAVDGVDGAAAQVDATLRHGRIRATLTARGPGEVPEFRDPARGPGWLAARNYLELLSTAPDRIRACAHEACLLHFFDTSRNGTRRWCSMALCGNRAKASRHYARARGN; encoded by the coding sequence ATGGCCGCCGATCCGAGGCCGCTCACCGGTGAGCCGCTCGCGCTCGACCTGCTCAACACGCGCTGGCACCAGGACGGCGAGCTCCACGACCTGCTGGCCGACGAGGCCGGGCTCGGCGTGTGGCTGCGGGCGAACGGGCTGGACTTCGCGGCCGACGCCACGACCCTGCGGCACACCCTGGGCGCACGGGACGCGCTGCTCGCCGCCGTCGACGGGGTGGACGGCGCCGCCGCACAGGTGGACGCCACGCTCCGGCACGGCCGGATCAGGGCGACGCTCACGGCGCGGGGGCCCGGCGAGGTGCCCGAGTTCCGCGATCCGGCACGGGGACCGGGCTGGCTGGCCGCGCGGAACTATCTGGAGCTGCTGAGCACCGCCCCGGACCGGATTCGGGCCTGCGCGCACGAGGCGTGCCTGCTGCACTTCTTCGACACCTCGCGCAACGGCACCCGGCGCTGGTGCTCCATGGCCCTGTGCGGCAACCGCGCCAAGGCGTCGCGGCACTACGCCCGCGCACGCGGGAACTGA
- a CDS encoding sigma-70 family RNA polymerase sigma factor: protein MLRRKPRGRPGDPLDKVVEDRVRAVLSLGGVPYADLPDGVQQVRLRLLERAAKGQEEPRDVSAWAAVVASNLAMDWHRARRRQERLGERLAALRQEDARDAADTRVLSLAVAQGLDELPDQQRQVVVLRFYADLPVRDIAAELGVPEGTVKSRLHTAVRVLRARLHEQEVV from the coding sequence GTGCTGCGCAGAAAGCCGAGGGGGCGGCCGGGCGACCCGTTGGACAAGGTCGTCGAGGACCGGGTGCGGGCCGTGCTGTCGTTGGGCGGGGTGCCGTACGCGGATCTTCCGGACGGCGTCCAGCAGGTGCGGCTGCGGCTTCTGGAACGGGCCGCGAAGGGGCAGGAGGAGCCGCGCGACGTGTCGGCGTGGGCGGCGGTCGTCGCCTCGAACCTCGCCATGGACTGGCACCGGGCGCGCCGCCGCCAGGAACGGCTCGGCGAGCGCCTGGCCGCCCTGCGCCAGGAGGACGCGCGGGACGCCGCCGACACCCGCGTCCTCTCCCTCGCCGTGGCCCAGGGCCTCGACGAGCTGCCCGACCAGCAGCGGCAGGTGGTGGTCCTGCGGTTCTACGCGGATCTGCCGGTACGGGACATCGCGGCCGAGCTCGGAGTGCCCGAGGGCACCGTCAAGAGCAGGCTGCACACCGCGGTCCGTGTGCTCAGGGCCCGGCTGCACGAACAGGAGGTGGTGTGA
- the pepN gene encoding aminopeptidase N encodes MPGTNLTREEAQQRAKLLTVDSYEIDLDLSGAQEGGTFRSATTVRFDSAEAGAETFIDLIADGVHEVVLNGRSLDVAAVFRDSRIALTHLEAGPNELRVVADCAYTNTGEGLHRFVDPVDQQAYLYTQFEVPDARRVFASFEQPDLKATFQFTVKAPTGWTVISNSRTPEPKDDLWVFEPTQRMSTYITALIVGPYHSVHSSYEGPDGQSVPLGIYCRPSLAEHLDSDAIFEVTRQGFDWFQEKFDYQYPFPKYDQLFVPEFNAGAMENAGAVTIRDQYVFRSKVTDAAYEVRAATILHELAHMWFGDLVTMEWWNDLWLNESFATFAEAACQAYAPDSKWPHSWTTFANSMKTWAYRQDQLPSTHPIMAEINDLDDVLVNFDGITYAKGASVLKQLVAYVGMDEFFQGVQAYFKRHAFGNTRLSDLLGALEETSGRDLKAWSKAWLETAGINVLRPEIETDEHGVITSFAIRQEAPALPEGAKGTSTLRPHRIAIGFYDLDDDSGKLLRGERVELDVTATESTQVPDLVGKHRPDVILLNDDDLSYAKVRLDEQSLAFVTEHLGDFESSLPRALCWASAWDMTRDAELSAGAYLDLVLSGIAKESDIGVVQSLHRQVKLAIDLYAAPAHRDALLSRWTEATLTHLRTAEAGGDHQLAWARAFAATARTPQQLDLLVALLEGRETIEGLAVDTELRWAFVERLAATGRYDESEIGAEYDRDKTAAGERHAATARAARPTPEAKAEAWASVVDSDQLPNAVQEAVIGGFVQTDQRELLAPYTGKYFAALKDVWDSRSHEMAQQIVVGLYPSIQVSQDTLALTDEWLASAAPTAALRRLVSESRSGVDRALKAQAADA; translated from the coding sequence GTGCCTGGCACCAATCTGACCCGTGAAGAGGCGCAGCAGCGTGCGAAGCTGCTCACCGTTGACTCTTACGAGATCGATCTCGACCTCTCCGGCGCGCAGGAGGGCGGCACGTTCCGCTCCGCGACCACCGTGCGCTTCGACAGCGCCGAGGCGGGCGCGGAGACCTTCATCGACCTCATCGCGGACGGCGTGCACGAGGTGGTCCTCAACGGCCGCTCCCTCGATGTCGCCGCCGTCTTCCGTGACTCGCGGATCGCGCTGACGCACCTGGAGGCGGGCCCGAACGAACTGCGGGTCGTGGCCGACTGCGCGTACACGAACACCGGTGAGGGCCTGCACCGCTTCGTCGACCCGGTCGACCAACAGGCCTATCTGTACACGCAGTTCGAGGTGCCGGACGCCCGCCGCGTGTTCGCCTCCTTCGAGCAGCCGGACCTGAAGGCCACCTTCCAGTTCACCGTGAAGGCGCCGACCGGCTGGACCGTGATCTCCAACTCCCGCACGCCGGAGCCCAAGGACGACCTCTGGGTCTTCGAGCCGACGCAGCGCATGTCGACGTACATCACGGCGCTCATCGTCGGCCCGTACCACAGCGTCCACTCCTCGTACGAGGGTCCGGACGGCCAGAGCGTGCCGCTCGGCATCTACTGCCGTCCCTCGCTCGCCGAGCACCTCGACTCGGACGCGATCTTCGAGGTGACGCGGCAGGGCTTCGACTGGTTCCAGGAGAAGTTCGACTACCAGTACCCCTTCCCCAAGTACGACCAGCTGTTCGTGCCGGAGTTCAACGCGGGCGCGATGGAGAACGCGGGCGCGGTCACCATCCGCGACCAGTACGTGTTCCGCTCGAAGGTCACGGACGCCGCGTACGAGGTGCGGGCGGCGACGATCCTGCACGAGCTGGCGCACATGTGGTTCGGCGACCTCGTCACCATGGAGTGGTGGAACGACCTGTGGCTGAACGAGTCGTTCGCCACCTTCGCCGAGGCCGCCTGCCAGGCGTACGCGCCGGACTCGAAGTGGCCGCACTCGTGGACGACGTTCGCCAACTCCATGAAGACGTGGGCGTACCGGCAGGACCAGCTGCCGTCGACGCACCCGATCATGGCGGAGATCAACGACCTCGACGACGTCCTCGTCAACTTCGACGGCATCACGTACGCGAAGGGCGCCTCGGTCCTCAAGCAGCTCGTCGCCTACGTCGGCATGGACGAGTTCTTCCAGGGCGTGCAGGCGTACTTCAAGCGGCACGCGTTCGGGAACACGCGCCTGTCGGACCTGCTCGGCGCGCTGGAGGAGACCAGCGGCCGCGACCTGAAGGCCTGGTCGAAGGCGTGGCTGGAGACGGCGGGCATCAACGTCCTGCGTCCCGAGATCGAGACGGACGAGCACGGCGTCATCACGTCGTTCGCGATCCGCCAGGAGGCCCCGGCGCTGCCCGAGGGCGCGAAGGGCACGTCGACGCTGCGCCCGCACCGGATCGCGATCGGCTTCTACGACCTCGACGACGACAGCGGCAAGCTGCTGCGCGGCGAGCGCGTCGAACTCGACGTCACCGCCACGGAGTCGACGCAGGTCCCCGACCTCGTCGGCAAGCACCGTCCGGACGTGATCCTGCTCAACGACGACGACCTGTCGTACGCGAAGGTCCGCCTCGACGAGCAGTCGCTGGCCTTCGTCACCGAGCACCTCGGCGACTTCGAGTCGTCGCTGCCGCGCGCGCTGTGCTGGGCGTCGGCCTGGGACATGACGCGGGACGCCGAGCTGTCGGCCGGCGCGTACCTGGACCTGGTCCTGTCGGGCATCGCCAAGGAGTCCGACATCGGCGTGGTCCAGTCGCTGCACCGTCAGGTCAAGCTGGCCATCGACCTGTACGCGGCGCCGGCCCACCGGGACGCGCTCCTGTCCCGCTGGACGGAGGCCACCCTCACGCACCTGCGGACCGCGGAGGCGGGCGGCGACCACCAGTTGGCGTGGGCCCGCGCCTTCGCGGCGACGGCCCGCACCCCGCAGCAACTCGACCTGCTCGTCGCCCTGTTGGAGGGCCGCGAGACCATCGAGGGCCTGGCCGTCGACACGGAGCTGCGCTGGGCGTTCGTGGAGCGCCTCGCCGCGACCGGGCGCTACGACGAGTCGGAGATCGGCGCCGAGTACGACCGCGACAAGACCGCCGCCGGTGAGCGCCACGCGGCGACCGCGCGGGCCGCGCGTCCGACGCCGGAGGCCAAGGCGGAGGCGTGGGCGTCGGTCGTCGACTCCGACCAGCTGCCGAACGCGGTGCAGGAGGCGGTGATCGGCGGCTTCGTCCAGACCGACCAGCGCGAGCTGCTCGCGCCGTACACCGGGAAGTACTTCGCGGCGCTCAAGGACGTGTGGGACTCCCGCTCGCACGAGATGGCGCAGCAGATCGTGGTGGGCCTGTACCCGTCGATCCAGGTCTCGCAGGACACGCTCGCGCTGACGGACGAGTGGCTGGCCTCGGCGGCCCCGACCGCGGCCCTGCGCCGTCTCGTCTCGGAGTCCCGCTCGGGAGTCGACCGCGCGCTCAAGGCGCAGGCCGCGGACGCGTAA
- a CDS encoding aspartate-semialdehyde dehydrogenase, whose amino-acid sequence MKVGIVGATGQVGTVMRKILVERAFPVDELRLFASARSAGTVLDGVTVEDASTADYTGLDIVLFSAGGATSKALAEKVAAQGAVVIDNSSAWRKDPEVPLVVSEVNPHAIIDRPKGIIANPNCTTMAAMPVLKPLDAEAGLEALVVATYQAVSGSGLAGVAELHGQAQKVVAEADQLTHDGGAVDFPEPNVYKRPIAFNVLPLAGAIVDDGLNETDEEQKLRNESRKILEIPGLKVSGTCVRVPVFSGHSLQINARFARPLSVERATEILAGAEGVALSDIPTPLEAAGKDVSFVGRIRPDETVDNGLSLFVSGDNLRKGAALNAVQIAELVAAELSGK is encoded by the coding sequence GTGAAGGTCGGAATCGTCGGAGCCACCGGTCAGGTCGGCACGGTCATGCGCAAGATCCTCGTCGAGCGCGCCTTCCCGGTGGACGAGCTGCGCCTGTTCGCGTCCGCGCGCAGCGCCGGTACGGTCCTGGACGGCGTGACGGTCGAGGACGCCTCGACGGCCGACTACACGGGCCTGGACATCGTGCTGTTCTCCGCCGGTGGCGCCACCTCCAAGGCCCTCGCCGAGAAGGTCGCCGCGCAGGGCGCCGTCGTGATCGACAACTCCTCCGCGTGGCGCAAGGACCCCGAGGTCCCCCTCGTCGTCTCCGAGGTGAACCCGCACGCGATCATCGACCGCCCCAAGGGCATCATCGCGAACCCGAACTGCACGACGATGGCCGCGATGCCGGTCCTGAAGCCGCTGGACGCGGAGGCGGGCCTCGAAGCCCTCGTCGTCGCCACGTACCAGGCGGTCTCCGGCTCCGGTCTCGCCGGTGTCGCCGAGCTGCACGGCCAGGCGCAGAAGGTCGTCGCGGAGGCCGACCAGCTCACGCACGACGGCGGCGCCGTCGACTTCCCCGAGCCGAACGTCTACAAGCGCCCCATCGCCTTCAACGTCCTGCCGCTCGCGGGCGCGATCGTCGACGACGGCCTGAACGAGACGGACGAGGAGCAGAAGCTCCGCAACGAGTCCCGCAAGATCCTGGAGATCCCCGGCCTCAAGGTCTCCGGCACCTGCGTGCGCGTCCCCGTCTTCTCGGGCCACTCGCTCCAGATCAACGCCCGCTTCGCCCGCCCGCTCTCGGTCGAGCGCGCCACGGAGATCCTGGCCGGCGCCGAGGGCGTCGCCCTCTCCGACATCCCGACGCCGCTGGAGGCCGCGGGCAAGGACGTCTCCTTCGTGGGCCGTATCCGCCCCGACGAGACGGTCGACAACGGCCTGTCCCTCTTCGTCTCGGGCGACAACCTCCGCAAGGGCGCCGCGCTGAACGCGGTGCAGATCGCGGAGCTCGTCGCCGCCGAGCTGTCCGGCAAGTAA